The following proteins are co-located in the Chromatiales bacterium genome:
- a CDS encoding large extracellular alpha-helical protein: MRGIFAAALALLGLLATGSFAAFDSAQFNAGTGPLQITRITPAGEDVPASRQIVFSFNRPVVPVGRMERDAAEIPVTIEPALDCEWRWLNTSALACQLTERAAMQPATRYRLVMQPGIQAEDGATLAAPVVHEFITQRPKLDWYQFHTWRAPGTPQVRVVFNQEVTRASVAEALQFRQGGTGYPVQVENLPYREATETDRGWLVSPVTELPMDADASLHIAPGVVPAQGSERGIEQRLVVAFNTFPAFRFLGLRCQDNSDRPLTIAASDDTRRCNPMANVGLIFSTPVIKEELKAHARLDPDLAGGREDYDPWANTYGYSRLNQPHRRGAEYIVWLPENLKAFETYRLSIDAALRDEFGRALPQAVDAPFLTDHRKPDFTLTHPVSVLESAIDSETPIVLNNIDALTLHYDALTPQGARQNQTRQVGLPAIVDIAYRHPLGVRELLDGQSGFVMGRVDTRPPVSKGDQARRFHAQVTPFGVHAKAGHYNTLVWVTRLDDGQPVKDAKVTLLRTTFPGLATGGELLGEARTDAEGVAMLAGLNEIDPRLEAMHNWDDSRPHLFARIEQGGEMALLPLSHDYQTEPYWYGGDLRQRYGHLVSWGSTAQGVYKAGDTIQYKLYVRDQDNRTLVPAPRGAYTLKVVDPTGKTVHEEPGLTLNDFGAHHGEFTVSKNGAVGWYRFTLDADFDNAGELHPLRVLVSDFTPSPFRVSTTLNGEDFRQGDTLKVDTLASLHAGGPYANAEARITVQVNARSLNPRDPLAARFHFDTYVMGQPERETLHEEIASVNAQGEHGLAIALPEARVLYGNLLVESAVRDDRGKYVAGFANAAYAGRDRYVGLKSEHWVQQEDEPASVQTLVVDHRGEPVADTPVEIVIRQRVTKATRVKGAGNAYLTRYVHEWEELSRCTLTPGTAGGDCAYTPQNAGLHQVVASIVDTRGLAHSTTLNQWVVGKGQVVWEDENDNRIDIVPEKDSYRVGDTARYLVKNPFPGAQALVSVERYGVIERWVQPLAGSTPVIEFTVTDDMLPGFYLSVTAMSPRVEQPMGEDGALDLGKPAMRTGWVQTTVMDDSKRLKVRVTPAAEEYRPRDTVRVTLAAAPVTGANDQPVELAVIALDESVFDLIQGGAGYFDPYPGFYRLEGRDLRDFNLLMRLVGRQLFEKKGANAGGDGGDSLQMRSVFKYVGYWNPSLVLQPGEQKAVEFQVPDNLTGWRVLALAATAGDRLGLGQGTFRVNRPTELRPVMPNQVLAGDRFQAGFSVMNRTDRSRELNVTIHAEGPLAGGVPLVTRRITAEPYARHTVYLPVATTRDGELRFTASAGDASDRDVLQHRLPVQRRGRLETAATYGTTEAGEVVEAILFPEGMRGDTGRVGVTLAPSVIGNVEGAFEYMRDYPYSCWEQKLSKGTMASHYNGLKAWLPDALAWEDAPQLPARILGQAADFQAPNGGMTYFVPQDQYVSPYLSAYTALAFNWLRHAGESVPAEVERRLHGYLDTLLRKDVTPSFYSTGMQSTVRAVALAALAPHGRIDRRDIERYRRHVPDMSLFGKAMYLQAALGVEGTEVIRAEVTDMILAHANQTGGKFIFSEQLDDGYTRILATPLRDNCAILSTLTAYGETEAGAARVADVPYKLVRTITQTRGARTHWENTQENLFCMNALIDYSRVYEPAAPKMQVQVWLNEASLGETVFDDRRDPPVALLRSVTPEDPGTRAEVKIKRQGEGRLYYSARLDYALEDERAEPVNSGIEIRREYSVEREGQWVLLGNDVELKRGELVRVDLYVSLPAARNFVVVDDPVPGGLEPVNRDLATASIIDAQKGEFQAAGGSWWYQYDDWMSYGYSRWSFYHQELRHDAVRFYSDYLSAGNYHLSYVAQAIAPGAFSIQPVKAEEMYDTDVYGLGAGSSTHLTMATTYEV; this comes from the coding sequence ATGCGCGGGATCTTCGCGGCCGCACTGGCCCTTCTCGGTCTGCTCGCCACCGGCAGTTTCGCCGCCTTCGACTCGGCGCAGTTCAACGCCGGCACGGGGCCGCTGCAGATCACACGCATCACCCCCGCCGGCGAGGACGTGCCCGCCAGCCGCCAGATCGTCTTCAGCTTCAACCGGCCCGTGGTGCCGGTGGGGCGCATGGAGCGCGACGCCGCCGAGATCCCCGTGACCATCGAGCCCGCGCTGGACTGCGAGTGGCGCTGGCTCAACACCAGCGCCCTGGCCTGCCAGCTCACGGAGCGCGCCGCCATGCAGCCGGCCACGCGCTACCGCCTCGTCATGCAGCCGGGCATCCAGGCCGAGGACGGCGCCACCCTCGCCGCGCCCGTGGTGCACGAATTCATCACCCAGCGCCCGAAGCTCGACTGGTACCAGTTCCACACCTGGCGTGCGCCGGGCACGCCGCAGGTGCGCGTGGTCTTCAACCAGGAGGTCACGCGCGCCTCGGTGGCCGAGGCCCTGCAGTTCCGGCAGGGCGGCACGGGCTATCCCGTGCAGGTGGAGAACCTGCCCTACCGGGAGGCGACCGAGACCGACCGCGGCTGGCTGGTGAGCCCCGTCACCGAGCTGCCGATGGATGCCGACGCCTCACTGCACATCGCGCCCGGCGTCGTCCCGGCGCAGGGCAGCGAGCGCGGCATCGAGCAGCGCCTGGTGGTCGCCTTCAATACCTTCCCGGCCTTCCGCTTCCTCGGCCTGCGCTGCCAGGACAACAGCGACCGGCCGCTCACCATCGCCGCCAGCGACGACACGCGGCGCTGCAACCCGATGGCCAACGTCGGCCTCATCTTCAGCACGCCGGTGATCAAGGAGGAACTCAAGGCCCACGCGCGCCTGGACCCGGACCTGGCCGGCGGGCGCGAGGACTACGACCCCTGGGCCAACACCTACGGCTATTCGCGCCTCAACCAGCCGCATCGCCGCGGCGCCGAATACATCGTCTGGCTGCCGGAGAACCTCAAGGCCTTCGAGACCTACCGGCTCAGCATCGATGCCGCCCTGCGCGACGAGTTCGGCCGCGCGCTGCCGCAGGCGGTGGATGCCCCCTTCCTCACCGACCACCGCAAGCCCGACTTCACGCTCACCCACCCCGTCTCGGTGCTGGAATCGGCCATCGACTCCGAGACGCCCATCGTGCTCAACAACATCGATGCGCTCACCCTGCACTACGACGCCCTCACCCCGCAGGGCGCGCGCCAGAACCAGACGCGGCAGGTCGGGCTGCCGGCCATCGTCGACATCGCCTACCGCCACCCGCTGGGCGTGCGCGAGCTGCTGGACGGGCAGTCCGGCTTCGTCATGGGCCGGGTGGACACCCGGCCGCCGGTGAGCAAGGGCGACCAGGCGCGCCGCTTCCACGCCCAGGTCACGCCGTTTGGCGTGCATGCCAAGGCCGGGCACTACAACACGCTGGTGTGGGTCACGCGCCTGGACGACGGCCAGCCGGTGAAGGACGCGAAGGTCACGCTGCTGCGCACCACCTTCCCCGGGCTCGCCACCGGCGGAGAGCTCCTGGGCGAGGCGCGCACGGATGCCGAGGGCGTGGCGATGCTCGCCGGCCTCAACGAGATCGATCCCCGGCTCGAGGCCATGCACAACTGGGACGACAGCCGCCCGCATCTCTTCGCCCGCATCGAGCAGGGCGGTGAGATGGCCCTGCTGCCGCTGTCCCACGACTACCAGACCGAGCCCTACTGGTACGGCGGCGACCTGCGTCAGCGCTACGGTCACCTCGTGTCCTGGGGCAGCACCGCCCAGGGCGTGTACAAGGCCGGCGACACCATCCAGTACAAGCTCTACGTGCGCGACCAGGACAACCGCACGCTGGTGCCCGCCCCGCGCGGGGCCTACACCCTCAAGGTCGTCGACCCCACCGGCAAGACGGTGCACGAGGAGCCGGGCCTCACGCTCAACGACTTCGGCGCGCACCACGGCGAGTTCACCGTCTCGAAGAACGGCGCGGTCGGCTGGTACCGCTTCACCCTGGACGCCGACTTCGACAACGCCGGCGAGCTCCACCCCCTGCGCGTGCTGGTGAGTGATTTCACGCCCTCGCCGTTTCGCGTGAGCACCACGCTCAACGGCGAGGACTTCCGCCAGGGCGACACGCTCAAGGTCGACACGCTGGCGAGCCTGCACGCCGGCGGGCCCTACGCCAATGCCGAGGCGCGCATCACCGTGCAGGTGAACGCGCGCTCGCTCAACCCGCGCGATCCGCTGGCGGCCCGCTTCCACTTCGATACCTACGTGATGGGCCAGCCCGAGCGCGAGACCCTGCACGAGGAGATCGCGAGCGTGAACGCGCAGGGCGAGCACGGGCTGGCCATCGCCCTCCCCGAGGCGCGCGTGCTGTACGGCAACCTGCTGGTGGAGAGCGCCGTGCGCGACGACCGCGGCAAGTACGTGGCGGGCTTCGCCAATGCGGCCTATGCCGGGCGCGACCGCTACGTGGGCCTGAAGAGCGAGCACTGGGTGCAGCAGGAAGACGAGCCCGCCAGCGTGCAGACGCTGGTGGTCGACCATCGCGGCGAGCCGGTGGCCGACACGCCGGTGGAGATCGTCATCCGCCAGCGGGTGACGAAGGCCACCCGCGTCAAGGGCGCGGGCAACGCCTACCTCACGCGTTACGTGCACGAGTGGGAAGAGCTCTCGCGCTGCACGCTCACGCCCGGCACGGCGGGCGGCGACTGCGCCTACACGCCGCAGAACGCCGGCCTGCACCAGGTCGTCGCCAGTATCGTGGACACCCGCGGACTCGCGCACAGCACCACGCTCAACCAGTGGGTGGTGGGCAAGGGCCAGGTGGTGTGGGAGGACGAGAACGACAACCGCATCGACATCGTCCCCGAGAAGGACAGCTACCGCGTGGGCGACACCGCGCGCTACCTGGTGAAGAACCCCTTCCCCGGCGCGCAGGCGCTGGTGAGCGTGGAGCGCTACGGCGTCATCGAGCGCTGGGTGCAGCCGCTGGCGGGCAGCACCCCGGTGATCGAATTCACGGTCACCGACGACATGCTGCCCGGCTTCTACCTCTCCGTCACGGCCATGTCGCCGCGCGTGGAGCAGCCCATGGGCGAGGACGGCGCGCTGGACCTCGGCAAGCCCGCCATGCGCACCGGCTGGGTGCAGACCACGGTGATGGACGACAGCAAGCGGCTCAAGGTCCGCGTCACACCGGCGGCCGAGGAATACCGCCCGCGCGACACCGTGCGCGTCACCCTCGCGGCCGCGCCCGTCACCGGCGCGAACGACCAGCCGGTGGAGCTCGCCGTCATCGCGCTGGACGAATCCGTCTTCGACCTCATCCAGGGCGGCGCCGGCTACTTCGATCCCTATCCCGGCTTCTACCGGCTCGAGGGCCGCGACCTGCGCGACTTCAACCTGCTCATGCGCCTGGTCGGCCGGCAGCTGTTCGAGAAGAAGGGCGCCAACGCCGGCGGCGACGGCGGCGACAGCCTGCAGATGCGCAGCGTCTTCAAGTACGTCGGCTACTGGAATCCCTCGCTCGTGCTGCAGCCCGGCGAGCAGAAGGCCGTCGAGTTCCAGGTGCCGGACAACCTCACCGGCTGGCGCGTGCTCGCGCTGGCCGCAACAGCGGGCGACCGCCTCGGGCTCGGCCAGGGCACGTTCCGCGTCAACCGCCCCACCGAGCTGCGCCCGGTCATGCCCAACCAGGTGCTCGCGGGCGACCGCTTTCAGGCCGGTTTCAGCGTGATGAACCGCACCGATCGCAGCCGCGAGCTCAACGTCACCATCCACGCCGAGGGGCCGCTCGCCGGCGGGGTGCCGCTGGTCACGCGGCGTATCACCGCCGAGCCCTACGCGCGCCACACCGTCTACCTGCCGGTGGCGACCACGCGCGACGGCGAGCTGCGGTTCACCGCCAGCGCGGGCGACGCATCTGATCGCGACGTGCTGCAGCACCGCCTGCCCGTGCAGCGCCGCGGCCGCCTGGAGACGGCGGCCACCTACGGCACGACGGAGGCGGGCGAGGTGGTCGAGGCCATCCTGTTCCCCGAAGGCATGCGCGGCGACACCGGGCGCGTCGGCGTCACGCTCGCCCCCAGCGTCATCGGCAACGTGGAGGGCGCCTTCGAATACATGCGCGACTACCCCTACAGCTGCTGGGAGCAGAAGCTCTCCAAGGGCACCATGGCCTCGCACTACAACGGCCTCAAGGCCTGGCTGCCCGATGCGCTCGCCTGGGAGGACGCCCCGCAGCTGCCGGCCCGCATCCTGGGTCAGGCCGCCGACTTCCAGGCGCCCAACGGTGGCATGACCTACTTCGTCCCGCAGGACCAGTACGTCAGCCCCTACCTCTCCGCCTACACCGCGCTCGCCTTCAACTGGCTGCGCCACGCGGGCGAGTCCGTGCCCGCCGAGGTCGAGCGCCGCCTGCACGGCTACCTCGACACCCTGCTGCGCAAGGACGTCACGCCCAGCTTCTACAGCACCGGCATGCAGTCCACCGTGCGCGCGGTGGCCCTGGCCGCCCTCGCCCCGCACGGGCGCATCGACCGCCGCGACATCGAGCGCTACCGCCGCCACGTGCCCGACATGAGCCTGTTCGGCAAGGCCATGTACCTGCAGGCCGCACTGGGCGTGGAAGGCACCGAGGTCATCCGCGCCGAGGTCACCGACATGATCCTCGCCCACGCCAACCAGACCGGCGGAAAGTTCATCTTCAGCGAGCAACTGGACGACGGCTACACCCGCATCCTCGCCACGCCGCTGCGCGACAACTGCGCCATCCTCTCCACCCTCACCGCCTACGGCGAGACCGAGGCCGGCGCGGCAAGGGTGGCCGACGTGCCCTACAAGCTGGTGCGCACCATCACGCAGACGCGCGGCGCGCGCACCCACTGGGAGAACACGCAGGAAAACCTCTTCTGCATGAACGCCCTCATCGACTACAGCCGCGTGTACGAACCCGCAGCGCCGAAGATGCAGGTGCAGGTCTGGCTGAACGAGGCAAGCCTGGGAGAGACCGTTTTCGACGACCGCCGCGATCCGCCCGTCGCCCTCCTGCGCAGCGTCACGCCGGAAGACCCCGGCACCCGCGCCGAGGTGAAGATCAAACGCCAGGGCGAGGGCCGCCTCTACTACAGCGCACGCCTGGACTACGCGCTCGAGGACGAGCGGGCCGAGCCCGTCAACAGCGGCATCGAGATCCGCCGCGAATACAGCGTCGAGCGCGAAGGGCAATGGGTGCTGCTGGGCAACGATGTCGAACTGAAGCGCGGCGAACTCGTGCGCGTGGACCTCTACGTCTCGCTGCCCGCCGCCCGCAACTTCGTGGTGGTGGACGACCCCGTCCCCGGCGGCCTCGAACCCGTCAACCGCGATCTTGCCACCGCCTCGATCATCGACGCCCAGAAAGGCGAATTCCAGGCCGCCGGCGGCTCCTGGTGGTACCAGTACGACGACTGGATGAGCTACGGCTACTCACGCTGGAGCTTCTACCACCAGGAACTGCGGCACGACGCCGTGCGGTTCTACTCCGACTACCTCTCGGCCGGCAACTACCACCTGAGCTACGTCGCCCAGGCCATCGCACCGGGTGCGTTCAGCATCCAGCCGGTGAAGGCGGAGGAGATGTATGACACGGATGTGTATGGGTTGGGGGCTGGCTCTTCTACACATCTGACGATGGCGACGACCTACGAGGTGTAG
- the hrpA gene encoding ATP-dependent RNA helicase HrpA yields MQRDRHRLRQRLKRLARKPDAAEQEKLAQAIEASAATRQARIDNLPQVTYPEELPVSGRREAIREALEQHQVIIVCGETGSGKTTQLPKICLEAGRGVNGYIGHTQPRRIAARAVATRIAEEMNTPLGAQVGFKVRFSEHVSEQGYVKLMTDGILLAEIQHDRFLDAYDTLIIDEAHERSLNIDFLLGYLKQLLPRRPDLKVIITSATIDPERFAKHFGDAPVIEVSGRTYPVEVRYRPLHGEDADERDRDLQQAIREAVDELAEEGLGDILVFLPGEREIRETAESLRRHHPKHTEILPLYARLSASEQNRVFAAHTGRRIVLATNVAETSLTVPGIRYVIDTGLARLSRYSWRAKVQRLPIEPVSQASANQRKGRCGRVAEGICIRLYAEDDFNNRPEFTDPEILRTNLASVILKMAQLGLGEPEDFPFVEPPDSRLIKDGYNLLHELNAVDAANRITPLGRKLAQLPIDPRLARMLLAAQQEGCLREALIIVSALSIQDPRERPHDFQQAADEKHKRFADEHSDFLAYVNLWDYLHEQMRHLTQNKLRKLCRDEFISYIRLREWHDVHRQLRAQLKDMGVRENEQPAGYAPLHRALLTGLLGNIGYRDEDREFMGARNRKFLVFPGSGLAKKPPKWLMAAELVETSRLFARTVAKIEPQWVEELAAHLLHHHYHEPHWQRRRAQVGAYDRLTLYGLVINPNRRVNYSQINPKEAREIFIRHALVYGEYETKAPFFIHNRQLIEDVEDLEARSRRRDIMVDEETLYGFYDRRLPADVCNGPSFEAWRKQVEGDDPKALFFTRDEVMQHAAADVTVAQFPDVIDLGGRRAPVSYHFEPGSDEDGVTVTLPVGGLNQVQPARADWLVPGLIEEKLTALIRGLPKALRRHFVPAPDFARACLEALTPGEQRLTEALTARLKQMTGVDVPPEAWAEDQLEPHLRLRYRVVDAGGQTLATGRDLDALQARLAGRIAEQFETLQTQAGTAEGLEREGLTGWDFGTLPETVEIEGQGIRMTGYPALIDQKEAVALRVLDNPDEAREATRAGILRLARLALAEQERHLARNLPGIDRLCLQFATVGHCQDLKEDILRAAFTQALFAGGWPGDEAGFAAALEAGRGELFATAETLCGLLATVLAEFNPIRQRIKKNLPFTWIEAVADIRDQLDHLVYPGFVTATPVQRLRQLPRYLKAISRRLDRLEAQPDKDRHLRIDIEPLWEDCKRRLAATREPDAALLDYRWQIEELRVSLFAQELGTERPVSVQRLEKQRKAL; encoded by the coding sequence ATGCAGCGCGACCGCCATCGCCTGCGCCAGCGCCTCAAGCGGCTCGCGCGCAAGCCCGATGCGGCCGAGCAAGAGAAGCTCGCCCAGGCCATCGAGGCCTCGGCCGCCACCCGCCAGGCGCGCATCGACAACCTGCCGCAGGTGACCTACCCGGAGGAGCTGCCGGTGAGCGGCCGGCGCGAGGCGATCCGCGAGGCGCTGGAGCAGCACCAGGTCATCATCGTCTGCGGCGAGACCGGCTCGGGCAAGACCACCCAGCTGCCCAAGATCTGCCTCGAGGCCGGGCGCGGCGTGAACGGCTACATCGGCCATACCCAGCCGCGGCGCATCGCCGCACGCGCCGTGGCCACGCGCATCGCCGAGGAGATGAACACGCCGCTGGGCGCGCAGGTGGGCTTCAAGGTGCGCTTCTCCGAGCACGTGAGCGAGCAGGGTTACGTGAAGCTGATGACCGACGGCATCCTGCTGGCCGAGATCCAGCACGACCGCTTCCTCGATGCCTACGACACGCTCATCATCGACGAGGCCCACGAGCGCAGCCTCAACATCGACTTCCTGCTCGGCTACCTGAAGCAGCTGCTGCCGCGCCGGCCCGACCTCAAGGTGATCATCACCTCGGCCACCATCGACCCGGAGCGCTTCGCGAAACACTTCGGCGATGCGCCCGTCATCGAGGTGTCGGGCCGCACCTACCCGGTGGAGGTGCGCTACCGCCCGCTGCACGGCGAAGACGCGGACGAACGCGACCGCGACCTGCAGCAGGCCATCCGCGAGGCGGTGGACGAGCTCGCCGAGGAGGGCCTGGGCGACATCCTCGTCTTCCTGCCGGGCGAGCGCGAGATCCGCGAGACGGCCGAGTCGCTGCGCCGGCACCACCCGAAGCACACCGAGATCCTGCCGCTGTACGCGCGGCTCTCGGCCAGCGAACAGAACCGGGTGTTCGCCGCGCACACGGGCCGGCGCATCGTGCTCGCCACCAACGTGGCAGAGACCTCGCTCACCGTGCCCGGCATCCGCTACGTGATCGACACGGGCCTCGCGCGCCTCTCGCGCTATTCCTGGCGCGCCAAGGTGCAGCGCCTGCCCATCGAGCCGGTCTCGCAGGCCTCGGCCAACCAGCGCAAGGGACGTTGCGGGCGCGTGGCCGAGGGCATCTGCATCCGCCTCTATGCCGAGGACGACTTCAACAACCGCCCCGAATTCACCGACCCGGAGATCCTGCGCACCAATCTCGCCTCGGTCATCCTGAAGATGGCGCAGCTCGGCCTGGGCGAGCCCGAGGACTTCCCCTTCGTCGAGCCGCCGGACAGCCGGCTCATCAAGGACGGCTACAACCTGCTGCACGAACTGAACGCCGTCGACGCGGCCAACCGCATCACGCCGCTGGGCAGGAAACTCGCGCAGCTGCCCATCGACCCGCGCCTGGCGCGCATGCTGCTCGCCGCACAGCAGGAAGGCTGCCTGCGCGAGGCGCTGATCATCGTCAGCGCCCTCTCCATCCAGGACCCGCGCGAACGCCCGCACGACTTCCAGCAGGCCGCGGACGAGAAGCACAAGCGCTTCGCCGACGAGCACTCGGACTTCCTCGCCTACGTGAACCTGTGGGACTACCTGCACGAGCAGATGCGCCACCTGACGCAGAACAAGCTGCGCAAGCTCTGCCGCGACGAGTTCATCTCCTACATCCGCCTGCGCGAGTGGCACGACGTGCATCGCCAGCTGCGTGCCCAGCTCAAGGACATGGGCGTGCGCGAGAACGAACAGCCGGCCGGGTACGCCCCGCTGCACCGCGCCCTGCTCACGGGACTGCTGGGCAACATCGGCTATCGCGACGAGGATCGCGAGTTCATGGGGGCACGCAACCGCAAGTTCCTGGTCTTCCCGGGCTCGGGGCTGGCGAAGAAACCGCCGAAGTGGCTCATGGCGGCGGAACTGGTGGAGACCTCGCGGCTCTTCGCCCGCACCGTGGCGAAGATCGAGCCGCAGTGGGTGGAAGAACTCGCCGCCCACCTCCTGCATCACCATTATCACGAACCGCACTGGCAACGGCGCCGCGCGCAGGTGGGCGCCTACGACCGGCTCACGCTCTACGGGCTGGTGATCAACCCGAACCGGCGCGTGAACTACAGCCAGATCAACCCGAAGGAGGCGCGCGAGATCTTCATCCGCCACGCCCTGGTATACGGCGAGTACGAGACGAAGGCGCCCTTCTTTATACACAACCGCCAGCTCATCGAGGACGTGGAAGACCTGGAGGCCCGCTCGCGCCGCCGCGACATCATGGTGGACGAGGAGACGCTCTACGGCTTCTACGACCGGCGCCTGCCGGCCGACGTGTGCAACGGCCCCAGCTTCGAGGCCTGGCGCAAGCAGGTCGAAGGCGACGACCCGAAGGCGCTGTTCTTCACCCGTGATGAAGTGATGCAGCACGCCGCCGCCGACGTGACGGTCGCGCAGTTCCCGGACGTGATCGACCTGGGCGGCCGGCGCGCGCCGGTGAGCTACCACTTCGAGCCGGGCAGCGACGAGGACGGCGTGACCGTGACCCTGCCGGTGGGCGGGCTCAACCAGGTGCAGCCGGCGCGCGCCGACTGGCTGGTGCCGGGGCTCATCGAGGAGAAGCTCACCGCGCTGATCCGCGGCCTGCCCAAGGCCCTGCGCCGCCACTTCGTGCCCGCCCCGGACTTCGCCCGCGCCTGCCTGGAGGCCCTGACGCCCGGCGAGCAACGCCTCACCGAGGCGCTGACCGCCCGCCTGAAACAGATGACCGGCGTGGACGTGCCGCCCGAGGCCTGGGCCGAGGACCAGCTCGAACCCCACCTGCGCCTGCGCTACCGGGTGGTGGACGCCGGCGGCCAGACGCTGGCCACCGGCCGCGACCTCGACGCCCTGCAGGCCCGGCTGGCGGGCCGCATCGCGGAACAGTTCGAGACCCTGCAGACGCAGGCCGGCACCGCCGAGGGGCTGGAGCGCGAGGGCCTCACGGGCTGGGACTTCGGCACGCTGCCCGAGACGGTGGAGATCGAGGGCCAGGGCATCCGCATGACGGGCTACCCGGCGCTGATCGACCAGAAGGAGGCCGTGGCCCTGCGCGTGCTCGACAACCCGGACGAGGCCCGCGAGGCCACCCGGGCCGGCATCCTGCGCCTGGCCCGCCTCGCCCTGGCCGAGCAGGAGAGGCACCTGGCCCGGAACCTGCCGGGCATCGACCGGCTCTGCCTGCAGTTCGCCACCGTGGGCCACTGCCAGGACCTGAAGGAGGACATCCTCCGCGCCGCCTTCACCCAGGCCCTGTTCGCCGGGGGCTGGCCCGGCGACGAGGCGGGCTTTGCCGCCGCGCTGGAGGCCGGGCGCGGCGAGCTGTTCGCCACCGCCGAGACGCTCTGCGGCCTGCTGGCCACCGTGCTGGCCGAGTTCAACCCGATCCGTCAGCGCATCAAGAAGAACCTGCCCTTCACCTGGATCGAGGCCGTGGCCGACATCCGCGACCAGCTCGACCACCTGGTCTACCCGGGCTTCGTGACCGCCACCCCCGTCCAGCGCCTGCGCCAGCTGCCGCGCTACCTCAAGGCCATCAGCCGCCGCCTGGACCGGCTGGAGGCCCAGCCCGACAAGGACCGGCACCTGCGCATCGACATCGAGCCGCTGTGGGAGGACTGCAAGCGTCGCCTGGCCGCCACCCGCGAACCGGATGCGGCGCTGCTGGACTACCGCTGGCAGATCGAGGAACTGCGGGTGTCGCTGTTCGCCCAGGAGCTCGGCACCGAGCGGCCGGTGTCGGTGCAGCGGCTGGAGAAACAGCGCAAGGCGCTGTAG
- a CDS encoding PhnD/SsuA/transferrin family substrate-binding protein: protein MPSSLRRHRAALRAPALLPLILLLAIASGPLPAAGEPVRLAIQPIQTAETTAEFYRPLIEYLRTQTGLPIELATTSNFLTYWTQMKRGDYDLVLDAAHFTDYRIRELGYVPLAKMPGEVSYSLVTHPDTFIFEPAELTGKPVASLASPSLGMVRMLDLFPNPLRQPRILEAATTEAIIEMIESGKAVAGIIPTPLLNTYTQFNVVLTTEPAPHVTFSASPRLPAEARSSLQRALLEAGNTAEGQAMLAAIGFTALERPEATVYSGYAELLEGVWGY from the coding sequence ATGCCTTCGTCACTGCGTCGCCACCGGGCCGCGTTGCGCGCCCCTGCGTTGCTGCCGCTGATCCTGCTGCTCGCCATCGCGAGCGGCCCGCTCCCCGCTGCCGGGGAGCCCGTCCGCCTGGCCATCCAGCCCATCCAGACGGCAGAGACCACGGCAGAGTTCTACCGGCCGCTGATCGAGTACCTGCGCACGCAGACCGGCCTGCCGATCGAGCTGGCCACCACCAGCAACTTCCTCACCTACTGGACGCAGATGAAGCGCGGCGACTACGACCTGGTGCTGGATGCCGCGCACTTCACCGACTATCGCATCCGCGAGCTGGGCTACGTGCCGCTGGCCAAGATGCCGGGCGAGGTGAGCTACAGCCTCGTCACCCACCCGGACACCTTCATCTTCGAACCCGCCGAGCTCACCGGCAAGCCGGTCGCCTCGCTGGCCTCGCCCAGCCTCGGCATGGTGCGCATGCTGGACCTCTTCCCCAACCCGCTGCGCCAGCCGCGCATCCTCGAGGCAGCCACCACCGAGGCCATCATCGAGATGATCGAGTCGGGCAAGGCCGTGGCAGGCATCATCCCCACGCCCCTGCTCAACACCTACACCCAGTTCAACGTGGTGCTGACCACCGAGCCGGCCCCGCACGTGACCTTCTCGGCCTCGCCGCGCCTGCCGGCGGAGGCGCGCAGCAGCCTGCAACGCGCCCTGCTGGAGGCCGGCAACACGGCCGAGGGCCAGGCCATGCTGGCGGCCATCGGCTTCACCGCGCTGGAGCGCCCCGAGGCGACGGTGTACTCCGGCTATGCCGAACTGCTGGAGGGCGTGTGGGGGTACTGA